Part of the Woronichinia naegeliana WA131 genome, TTGGATGATTTTGAGGCGAATTTGCAGGCACGGGGGGAAAGTCACGTTTTAAGCACAGAAGCGGCTCCCATTTTTGGGGATTTGTTAGAAGCGATCGCCCAATCTCCTTTAGCCCATCGGTTTTTGATTACCTGTCGTTATCAGTTTGAGTTAGAGCCGAAGTTACAGCGTTATTTTTTAGCTAAACAGGTACAGTCCTTGCGCGGGGCAGATTTAACCAAGAAGTGTCAGCGTTTGCTCTCTTTTAGTACAGATTCGACGGTAGAGGCGGATTTACGGGATCAGGCTGAAGCGATCGCGGATGGGAATCCCCGTTTATTGGAGTGGTTGGATTTGCTGTTACAGCAGTCGGATTTGGATATGACCAGCATTCTGGCGGCGATGCGGGGTAAGGAGCAGGAATTTCTGGAGGATATTTTGGCGGAGCAGTTGTTGGCCCAACAGTCGGCGGCGTTTCGGCAATTGTTAGCTTTGGGGTTGATTTTTCGGGTTCCTGTTCCCCAGGCGGCTTTAGCGGCGGTTTGGGGTGAGGGGGAGATAACGGTGATGAGCAAGACACAGAACATTGGTGTCAACTTAAGCCAAAATGCCTACTCACAAAAGATTAGCCTAAAAGCAGGCGGAAGTAAGAGTAGGCTGAAAAAAAGGTTAGTATATAAAAAAGTGAGCAAAAAACAAATGGCAAGACAACATCCTCGGAGAAAAGGAAACCCAGACTTACGTCGTAAGACAAATCAGCCAGGGGTAGAAATCCCTGAAATAACAAAAGAGTTGTTTGAATTACTAGAACCCACAATGTTTACACCATTAAAATATTTACAGGGAACTCATGAGAAAATGATGAGAGATAGGGTGCTAAATTTACCAGTAATGGTGGCATTAGTGTTAAGTATAGTGTATCGTCAAATAGCGGGTATAAGTGAAGCGGTAAGACTGTTAGAGGAAGAGGGATTGCTATGGGTAGCATCATTAAAAGTAAGCAAACAGGCAGTATCAAAAAGAATGATGAATGTGCCAGCCGAAATATTTGCAATATTACTAAAAGGAGTGTTAGAAAAAGCAGCCGAAAAAGGGAAGAAGCTCCAAGTAGGAGAAAAATGGGAAAAAATAAGAGAAAAGTTTAGTGCAGTGTGGATAGCAGATGGCTAAACGCTAGAGCAGATAAGGAAAAATATGAAAATAAGTAAAGAAGAAAAGAGTAAATTGGGGGGTAAAATAATGATGGTAGTGGAAGCCTTTACCCAAAGACCCGTTACTTTATGGTACACAGAAAATGATAAATCAAATGATAAAATATGGTGTGAAGAATTGGCAGCTAAATTACCAGAAAATGGTTTAATTCTCGTAGATATGGGATTTTTTAGCTTTGTGTGGTTTGATTTGTTAACAGAAGCTAAAAAGTTTTTTCTAACCAGATTTAGAGCGGGTACATCTTACAAAACCAAACAAGTATTGTCTCAAGGTAGTCATTACAGAGATGAGATTATCATTATGGGAAATTACCGTTCTAATCCTTGCAAGCATCCGGTGAGATTAGTCTCAGTATTATGGGGAACAATCTGGTATCAGTATTTAACAAATGTGTTGTCTCCCGAACAACTGTCCGCCGAAGAGGTCTGTGATTTATATCGAAGACGATGGACAATCGAAGAAGCCTTTTTATTAACGAAAAGACTTTTAGGACTAGCCTATTTATGGGTAGGGAATAAGAATGGTGTCCAAATCCAGATTATTTGCACTTTGATTTTCTATACGGTCTTAAATCAATTGGTAGGGGAAGTGGCGATTGCTCTAAATCAACCGAAAGAAAAAATCTCAGTAGAGATGGTGTTTCGGAGTCTATACTATGTAGCGAAGGCTATTGCTAGAGGAGAAAAGCCTGATACAGTAACCTATCTGGCTGAACGTGCTAAGTTATTTGGTTTGGTCAAAGCTGAGAGAAAGCGACATCGAGAAAAGGCCGCTCTCAATCAACAAATTTGGGAACCCATTCCTTTAAGTTGACACGGATGGACACAGAATCCCCCCACCTACGGCTTCCCCCCTTTGAAAGGGGGGCTAGGGGGGATAACGAGGATTTGGGGGATCAAGATGATCAGCAAAGGAAGTTAGAAGTGCTTGAGGAGACGGGTTCCCCTTATTCACAGTTTCCTACCCTGGAAAGGGGGGCTGATGAATTGGAGCGTTGTTTGGAGCGGGGTCGGGCGTTGGGGTTAATTGAGGTGTTTGAGCGACCCAATGTTTTACCGACTTATCGAGTACCGCGTTTATTGGCGGGATTGGTGGTTTTGCCTGGGGATGGGGAAGTTTTGGCCAAGGTGGGGGCTGAGGTTTTGCATCGTCTCTGGTGGGAATCGGATTATCAATACAGCGAAGAACAAGCCTTGGAAATTCATCGTTTGGCATTGGTAGGAAAAGCGGGAGAAATTGCCGTTAAAATTGCTGCTCAAATTACAGATAACTGGAACAATAAAAGTCGTTTTTGGGATGCCGTAAAAATTTGTCTGGAAACCCTAGAAATTGTCAACGATCATCAAATTTTTCATCAATTGGCAAAAGCTCAACAGCAATTAGGAGAAGTACAAGAAGCAACTTTTTACTATCAGCAAGCTCTCGCCACTTGTCCCGTTGAAGATGAACAAGAAAAATCCGTTATTATCCACAACTTAGCCACACTTTACGCGAATCAGGGAGAAATTGACCAGGCGATCACCCTTTATCAACAGTCTTTAGAACTCAAAGAAAAAATAGGGGATGTGCAAGGCAAAGCCGCTACTCTGCACCAATTAGCCATACTTTATGCGAATCAGGGAGAAATTGACCAGGCGATCGCCCTTTATCAACAGTCCTTAGAAATCAAAGAAAAAATGGGGGATATGCAAGGCAAAGCCGCTACTCTGCACCAATTAGCCATACTTTACGCGAATCAGGGAGAAATTGACCAGGCGATCGCCCTTTTTCAACAGTCCTTAGAAATTACTGAAAAAATAGGGGATGTGCAAATCAAAGCCGCTACTCTGCACTGTTTAGCCAGTATTTACGCGAATCAGGGAGAAATTGACCAGGCGATTGCCCTTTTTCAACAGTCTTTAGAACTCGATGAAAAAATTGGGAATGTGCGAGGCAAAGCCGCTACTCTGCACGAAATAGCCCGAATTTACGCGAATCAGGGAGAAATTGACCAGGCGATCGCCCTTTATCAACAGTCCATTGAAATCACTGAAAAAATTAGGGATGTGAAAACAAAAGCCTCTACTCTGCACCAATTAGCCATACTTTACGAGAATCAGGGAGAAATTGACCAGGCGATCGTCCTTTATCAACAGTCCATTGAAATCAAAGAAAAAATAGGGAATGTGCAAGGCAAAGCCGCTACTCTAGCCATGATGGGTCAATTATTGGTTGATGAAAAAGGGGATTATCAACAAGGTTTAGCCTACCTAGAACAATCCCTCGCCATTTTGCAACGATTACGTTCTCCTGATGCCGCTACCGTTCAAAGGATAATTGCACAGATTCGAGGGTAGGGAGACGGGGAGACGGGGAGACTGGGAGACTGGGGGACTGGGAGACGTGGGGGATGGGGAGGATGGGGTTAGGGGTTCAAGGCTTGAACCCAAAAACTTGAAAGCATTCTGGGAGATTTTTTCGCTAAAATCAAATGTACATATCGGTCAATCGTTACCATGAAACAACTCAAACAACTAACTTGTATTATTGAGCGCGAAGGCGATGATTTTGTCTCACTTTGTCCTCAAATGAATATTGCCAGTCAAGGTCATTCTGTAGAAGAAGCCAGAAACAATTTAATCGAGGCGATCGAACTTTTTTTTGAAACTGCTAGTCCCAATGAAATTTTAGCCAGAGCCTACTCAGAAATTTATGTAACACAAATTGAGGTATCAGTTGGGTAAATTAAGAGTATTATCCGCTAAACAAGTCTGCCAAATTTTAACTGAACAGGGTTTCATACAAGTCAGACAAAGAGGCAGCCATATCATTATGCAGAAAAAAATTGATGATTCTACGCTTACTATTCCAGTGCCTAATTACTCAGAAATCAAAATCGGTACACTGCAATCTATTATCAGACAATCCAATTTACCTCGCTCTTTATTTGAGTAATCGTAGGAATCCAAAGATTGCACCTAAAAAAATGGTTTGTCGATTCCCGACTTTGCCGCTTAAGAGGCAACAAGAATGAACAAGTTTTATAACGTACAATCTATTGAATTCAATCAAGAATGGATGACCCTAACTCTTGATATTGCCACCTATCAAATCCCAATTAAACAAATATCTAAACGTCTTTATACCGCCACCGATGCAGAAAGAAACTTTTATAAAATCTCTCCCTCTGGTTATGGAATCCATTGGCCAGCCATTGATGAGGATTTAAGTATTAAAGGTTTAATTAACCTTGCACTCCAAAATCAAGAAGTTGCTTAAAGTTTGGCGATCGCTCTTGCTCAACATGATAAAGTAGGGACGTAAGGTGTTCAGTGAGTTTATCGAACTGCTTGCACCCAAAGGCTTGAACTCATTTATTGATGTCGTAATATTAGACTTTTTGCAAATTCAAGAAAGTCCCCCTTTTTAAGGGGGATTTAGGGGGATCAAATTCTATTGTGCAAGAAGTCTATTGGAAGGCGATCGCTTAATCTCCAAGATAGGAATCTTTAAAAGCCTCTTTTATAGCCTTATGAAGCTCTCTATCAGGAGGCTGTTTTTCGTATTCTTTGTGTGTGTAAATCCAAACAAGATTGATGATCTTTGTCTCATTATCAACAAGATATATTAGGCGACCAAGCCGCGCCGCTCCCGACAAACTAGGAAGTCTTGCCCATTTTTGTTTTCTAAGTTGACACTTATCAATTGGTTCGCCACAAGGAAAACCTAACGTCCCGCCAACTTCTGGATTCTGAACAACTTCCTTCTTGAATTCATCTAAAAGATCAAGAAAAGCGCGATGTCCTTTTTTATCTCGCTTATAGTGAGTCTTGAGTAACTGTTCAAGACTTGAATTAAATTTGTTTGACAGAAACAGCTTGTATTGAACTGAGTCCAATTAGTCCCCCATTTCTTGGCATTCAACATAAGCAGAGGTAGCCGATTGAAGAACATCTTCTTGAAATTGAGGATTATCATTTTCAACCTTATCCAAAATTTCATCAACTAATATATCTAATGCTTCCACGCATTCAACAATCTGTTTTTGTCGGCCTTGAATAATAATTAGTAGAGAGTACCAAATCGCCTCAAATTTAGACAGCAAAGTGGGCCTAGATGTCTCGGTATCCAGCACAGAATAGGCAAACTCAATTAACTTCTCTTTGTGATCAGATGGCAGAGTATCCCACTGAGTGTTAACCAGGTTTGTTAGTTTTTTTATCAAAGCAAGGATGTCGCTTGTAGGCGAATGAGCCTTCTTTAGTTGCTTTATCTCGTTTAACTTTTGCTCATTAAACCAGCCATTAAG contains:
- a CDS encoding tetratricopeptide repeat protein, producing MGDQDDQQRKLEVLEETGSPYSQFPTLERGADELERCLERGRALGLIEVFERPNVLPTYRVPRLLAGLVVLPGDGEVLAKVGAEVLHRLWWESDYQYSEEQALEIHRLALVGKAGEIAVKIAAQITDNWNNKSRFWDAVKICLETLEIVNDHQIFHQLAKAQQQLGEVQEATFYYQQALATCPVEDEQEKSVIIHNLATLYANQGEIDQAITLYQQSLELKEKIGDVQGKAATLHQLAILYANQGEIDQAIALYQQSLEIKEKMGDMQGKAATLHQLAILYANQGEIDQAIALFQQSLEITEKIGDVQIKAATLHCLASIYANQGEIDQAIALFQQSLELDEKIGNVRGKAATLHEIARIYANQGEIDQAIALYQQSIEITEKIRDVKTKASTLHQLAILYENQGEIDQAIVLYQQSIEIKEKIGNVQGKAATLAMMGQLLVDEKGDYQQGLAYLEQSLAILQRLRSPDAATVQRIIAQIRG
- a CDS encoding type II toxin-antitoxin system HicB family antitoxin, coding for MKQLKQLTCIIEREGDDFVSLCPQMNIASQGHSVEEARNNLIEAIELFFETASPNEILARAYSEIYVTQIEVSVG
- a CDS encoding DUF2442 domain-containing protein gives rise to the protein MTLTLDIATYQIPIKQISKRLYTATDAERNFYKISPSGYGIHWPAIDEDLSIKGLINLALQNQEVA
- a CDS encoding type II toxin-antitoxin system HicA family toxin, giving the protein MGKLRVLSAKQVCQILTEQGFIQVRQRGSHIIMQKKIDDSTLTIPVPNYSEIKIGTLQSIIRQSNLPRSLFE